Proteins encoded by one window of Teretinema zuelzerae:
- a CDS encoding V0D/AC39 family V-type ATPase subunit, whose amino-acid sequence MDRTAADAYVYAKACGMYGRSYTGLKAKKLFEIKRLQDLWTLLFSDDVPVVPEGMLALLLERKSAQQVVSDYIVLLSAYDSPDPLARALLARYDYANLKSALSSLLLGNAEAPFMVDLGKFSIFHHDKWPDIAAMTAGTSLSWCDHIPDAEEEIVWETRIDNDYYRLLWTSLKRLNRSDREAADALIADEIILQNIVWAMRLRVYYQKTAEDILPLLACNGEQDDERLCGPAREILSWPLDTWEPWSSWQYKWLLNQHEEGVPWFLDPRWAQLSSDNYLYRQAISGFHQKPFTAGVLASFFRIKQLEEQMIRVAAEGLRLGATEEQMKEFMGGGRNV is encoded by the coding sequence ATGGACAGAACAGCGGCAGATGCGTATGTCTATGCCAAGGCATGCGGAATGTACGGCCGTTCCTATACCGGCCTAAAAGCTAAAAAACTCTTCGAGATCAAGCGGCTTCAGGATTTGTGGACTCTTCTTTTTTCAGACGATGTTCCCGTCGTTCCTGAAGGCATGCTCGCTCTTCTGCTTGAACGAAAATCGGCTCAGCAGGTCGTTTCCGATTATATCGTTTTGCTTTCCGCCTATGATTCGCCGGATCCCCTTGCCCGGGCTTTGCTCGCGCGGTACGACTACGCAAATTTAAAATCGGCCTTGTCTTCCCTTTTGCTGGGAAACGCCGAAGCGCCCTTTATGGTGGATTTAGGGAAGTTCTCGATATTTCATCACGATAAGTGGCCGGATATCGCCGCGATGACCGCAGGAACCAGCCTTTCCTGGTGCGATCATATTCCCGATGCGGAAGAAGAGATTGTGTGGGAAACGCGGATCGACAACGATTATTATCGGCTTTTGTGGACATCCCTGAAAAGGCTCAACCGCAGCGACCGCGAAGCCGCGGATGCCCTCATTGCCGACGAGATAATTCTTCAAAATATCGTGTGGGCGATGCGCCTTCGCGTGTACTACCAGAAAACAGCTGAGGATATTCTGCCTCTGCTCGCTTGCAACGGGGAACAAGACGACGAACGGCTCTGCGGACCCGCCAGGGAGATCCTTTCCTGGCCTCTTGATACCTGGGAGCCCTGGTCTTCTTGGCAGTATAAGTGGCTTTTAAATCAGCATGAAGAAGGGGTGCCCTGGTTCCTGGATCCCCGCTGGGCCCAGCTTTCCTCAGATAATTATCTCTATCGCCAGGCTATTTCCGGTTTTCATCAAAAACCGTTTACCGCCGGCGTGCTTGCTTCTTTTTTTAGAATCA
- a CDS encoding PTS sugar transporter subunit IIA has protein sequence MVLRSIFSSNLITVSMESEDKEESFEELVQLYSNQNPKVSRSLILDALRSREAKLSTGVKPGIAVPHARIPSFPGVTGIIGISRNGIDYDSLDGNPVHLIFLILASDAECALQLRSLKRLSFLLDDPEFYPSLLQARDAVSVYNELSRFEDILTTSM, from the coding sequence ATGGTTCTGCGGAGCATCTTCTCGTCAAACTTGATAACTGTTTCCATGGAAAGTGAAGACAAGGAAGAATCGTTCGAAGAACTTGTACAGCTGTATTCAAACCAGAATCCCAAGGTCTCCCGTTCGCTTATTCTCGATGCGTTGAGAAGCCGGGAGGCTAAGCTTTCTACCGGGGTAAAGCCCGGCATCGCCGTTCCCCATGCCAGGATTCCTTCATTTCCCGGCGTTACGGGGATCATCGGCATTTCCCGCAATGGAATCGACTACGATTCTCTGGACGGCAATCCCGTTCATCTCATATTCCTGATACTTGCGTCCGATGCCGAGTGCGCTCTTCAGCTGCGTTCCCTTAAGCGGCTCTCTTTTTTATTGGACGATCCTGAATTTTATCCGTCGCTTTTGCAGGCGCGGGATGCCGTATCCGTGTATAATGAACTAAGCAGATTCGAAGACATTTTAACAACCTCCATGTAA
- the secG gene encoding preprotein translocase subunit SecG, with protein MGIIGVILLVVFVIICLLIIALVLVQNEDGDGLGGLLSGGSNSAFGSRSANVLTRATYVVVTLFFVSAFFLAFINKSPSDKGIEAAARQAQIESSDTEWFLEESAEDASVETGTAPADAASAE; from the coding sequence ATGGGTATTATTGGTGTTATTCTGCTGGTTGTCTTTGTCATTATCTGTTTGCTCATCATAGCGCTCGTGCTCGTTCAGAACGAGGATGGGGACGGTCTTGGCGGTTTGTTATCAGGCGGCAGCAATTCTGCCTTCGGTTCCCGATCAGCGAATGTTCTTACCCGCGCCACATACGTCGTGGTTACTCTGTTTTTCGTTTCCGCCTTTTTCCTTGCTTTTATTAATAAAAGCCCCAGCGATAAGGGTATCGAAGCCGCAGCCCGCCAGGCTCAGATCGAATCTTCCGATACTGAATGGTTCCTCGAGGAATCCGCTGAAGACGCTTCGGTTGAAACCGGGACCGCGCCGGCAGATGCTGCTTCGGCGGAATAA
- the tpiA gene encoding triose-phosphate isomerase has product MRKYFIAGNWKMHKTASEAVALATDLVKELKAGPHKYMIAPSFTALDAVSKVVKGSNILLGAQNMSTDEQGAHTGEVSVLQLKDLGVQVVILGHSERRHTYKEDDSMINRKVKLALSHGLEVILCVGELLEEREAGKAEKVCEEQTRLGLAGVSLEDLKKVTIAYEPVWAIGTGKTATPEDADAIHAFIRKIVADMYGAAAAEAMIIQYGGSMKADNAAALLAKANIDGGLIGGAALKADTFAPIALCK; this is encoded by the coding sequence ATGCGCAAATATTTTATCGCCGGAAACTGGAAGATGCATAAAACCGCTTCAGAGGCTGTTGCCCTTGCAACCGACCTCGTCAAAGAGCTGAAAGCCGGTCCCCACAAGTACATGATCGCGCCGTCTTTCACCGCTCTCGACGCCGTATCCAAAGTGGTGAAGGGATCCAACATCCTTCTCGGCGCCCAGAACATGAGCACAGACGAGCAGGGCGCCCATACCGGAGAAGTTTCCGTTCTCCAGCTCAAGGACCTCGGCGTTCAGGTCGTGATTCTCGGACACTCCGAGCGCCGCCATACCTACAAAGAAGACGACTCGATGATCAACCGCAAGGTTAAGCTCGCCCTCTCCCACGGCCTCGAGGTTATTCTCTGCGTCGGCGAACTTCTTGAAGAACGCGAAGCCGGAAAAGCCGAAAAGGTTTGCGAAGAACAGACACGTCTCGGCCTCGCAGGCGTATCGCTCGAGGATCTCAAGAAGGTAACCATCGCCTACGAACCCGTCTGGGCGATCGGCACCGGCAAGACCGCTACCCCCGAGGATGCCGACGCGATTCACGCCTTCATCCGCAAAATCGTCGCAGACATGTACGGAGCCGCCGCCGCCGAAGCGATGATCATTCAATACGGCGGATCCATGAAAGCCGACAACGCCGCCGCCCTTCTCGCGAAGGCTAACATAGACGGCGGACTCATCGGCGGAGCCGCGCTCAAGGCCGACACCTTCGCTCCGATCGCTCTCTGCAAGTAA